A single genomic interval of Tursiops truncatus isolate mTurTru1 chromosome 1, mTurTru1.mat.Y, whole genome shotgun sequence harbors:
- the SLC50A1 gene encoding sugar transporter SWEET1 isoform X2: MRMTRSVDSVQFLPFLTTDVNNLSWLSYGALKGNWTLIVVNAVGAVLQTLYILVYLHYCHRKHAVLLQTATLLGVLVLGFGYFWLLVPDTETRLQQLGLFCSVFTISMYLSPLADLAKVIRTKSTQRLSFSLTIATLLTSASWTFYGFRLKDPYIVVPNLPGILTSFIRFWLFWKYPQEQDRNYQLLQT, encoded by the exons ATGCGGATGACCCGGAGTGTGGACAGTGTCCAGTTCCTGCCCTTTCTCACCACGGACGTCAA CAACCTGAGCTGGCTGAGTTATGGGGCCCTGAAGGGAAACTGGACGCTAATCGTCGTCAACGCCGTGGGTGCTGTGCTTCAGACCCTGTATATCTTGGTGTATCTGCACTACTGCCATCGGAAG CATGCTGTGCTCCTTCAGACTGCAACCCTGCTGGGGGTCCTTGTCCTGGGTTTTGGCTACTTTTGGCTCCTGGTGCCCGACACTGAGACCCGGCTTCAGCAGCTGGGCCTCTTCTGCAGTGTCTTCACCATCAGTATGTACCTCTCACCACTAGCTGACTTG GCCAAGGTCATTCGTACTAAATCGACCCAACGTCTCTCCTTTTCACTCACCATTGCCACCCTCCTCACCTCTGCCTCCTGGACGTTCTATGGGTTTCGACTAAAAGATCCCTACATTGTG GTGCCCAACCTTCCAGGAATCCTCACCAGCTTCATTCGCTTCTGGCTTTTCTGGAAATACCCCCAGGAGCAAGACAGGAACTATCAACTTCTACAAACCTGA
- the SLC50A1 gene encoding sugar transporter SWEET1 isoform X3, with the protein MEAGGLADSLLSGACVLFTLGMFSTGLSDLKHMRMTRSVDSVQFLPFLTTDVNNLSWLSYGALKGNWTLIVVNAVGAVLQTLYILVYLHYCHRKAKVIRTKSTQRLSFSLTIATLLTSASWTFYGFRLKDPYIVVPNLPGILTSFIRFWLFWKYPQEQDRNYQLLQT; encoded by the exons ATGGAGGCGGGCGGATTGGCCGACTCGCTTCTTTCCGGAGCTTGCGTGCTCTTCACCCTCGGCATGTTCTCCACCGGCCT CTCGGACCTCAAGCACATGCGGATGACCCGGAGTGTGGACAGTGTCCAGTTCCTGCCCTTTCTCACCACGGACGTCAA CAACCTGAGCTGGCTGAGTTATGGGGCCCTGAAGGGAAACTGGACGCTAATCGTCGTCAACGCCGTGGGTGCTGTGCTTCAGACCCTGTATATCTTGGTGTATCTGCACTACTGCCATCGGAAG GCCAAGGTCATTCGTACTAAATCGACCCAACGTCTCTCCTTTTCACTCACCATTGCCACCCTCCTCACCTCTGCCTCCTGGACGTTCTATGGGTTTCGACTAAAAGATCCCTACATTGTG GTGCCCAACCTTCCAGGAATCCTCACCAGCTTCATTCGCTTCTGGCTTTTCTGGAAATACCCCCAGGAGCAAGACAGGAACTATCAACTTCTACAAACCTGA
- the SLC50A1 gene encoding sugar transporter SWEET1 isoform X1: MEAGGLADSLLSGACVLFTLGMFSTGLSDLKHMRMTRSVDSVQFLPFLTTDVNNLSWLSYGALKGNWTLIVVNAVGAVLQTLYILVYLHYCHRKHAVLLQTATLLGVLVLGFGYFWLLVPDTETRLQQLGLFCSVFTISMYLSPLADLAKVIRTKSTQRLSFSLTIATLLTSASWTFYGFRLKDPYIVVPNLPGILTSFIRFWLFWKYPQEQDRNYQLLQT, encoded by the exons ATGGAGGCGGGCGGATTGGCCGACTCGCTTCTTTCCGGAGCTTGCGTGCTCTTCACCCTCGGCATGTTCTCCACCGGCCT CTCGGACCTCAAGCACATGCGGATGACCCGGAGTGTGGACAGTGTCCAGTTCCTGCCCTTTCTCACCACGGACGTCAA CAACCTGAGCTGGCTGAGTTATGGGGCCCTGAAGGGAAACTGGACGCTAATCGTCGTCAACGCCGTGGGTGCTGTGCTTCAGACCCTGTATATCTTGGTGTATCTGCACTACTGCCATCGGAAG CATGCTGTGCTCCTTCAGACTGCAACCCTGCTGGGGGTCCTTGTCCTGGGTTTTGGCTACTTTTGGCTCCTGGTGCCCGACACTGAGACCCGGCTTCAGCAGCTGGGCCTCTTCTGCAGTGTCTTCACCATCAGTATGTACCTCTCACCACTAGCTGACTTG GCCAAGGTCATTCGTACTAAATCGACCCAACGTCTCTCCTTTTCACTCACCATTGCCACCCTCCTCACCTCTGCCTCCTGGACGTTCTATGGGTTTCGACTAAAAGATCCCTACATTGTG GTGCCCAACCTTCCAGGAATCCTCACCAGCTTCATTCGCTTCTGGCTTTTCTGGAAATACCCCCAGGAGCAAGACAGGAACTATCAACTTCTACAAACCTGA
- the SLC50A1 gene encoding sugar transporter SWEET1 isoform X4, translating to MAERAGAEPGAQGGGAPASRAPVPASWPQAPSSGSDSGRDGGGRIGRLASFRSLRALHPRHVLHRPLGPQAHADDPECGQCPVPALSHHGRQVRGAINLSWLSYGALKGNWTLIVVNAVGAVLQTLYILVYLHYCHRKHAVLLQTATLLGVLVLGFGYFWLLVPDTETRLQQLGLFCSVFTISMYLSPLADLAKVIRTKSTQRLSFSLTIATLLTSASWTFYGFRLKDPYIVVPNLPGILTSFIRFWLFWKYPQEQDRNYQLLQT from the exons ATGGCCGAGCGCGCAGGGGCGGAGCCGGGGGCGCAAGGGGGCGGGGCTCCGGCGTCGCGGGCTCCGGTTCCTGCTAGCTGGCCGCAGGCGCCGAGCTCGGGATCCGACTCGGGGAGGGATGGAGGCGGGCGGATTGGCCGACTCGCTTCTTTCCGGAGCTTGCGTGCTCTTCACCCTCGGCATGTTCTCCACCGGCCT CTCGGACCTCAAGCACATGCGGATGACCCGGAGTGTGGACAGTGTCCAGTTCCTGCCCTTTCTCACCACGGACGTCAAGTGAGAGGGGCGAT CAACCTGAGCTGGCTGAGTTATGGGGCCCTGAAGGGAAACTGGACGCTAATCGTCGTCAACGCCGTGGGTGCTGTGCTTCAGACCCTGTATATCTTGGTGTATCTGCACTACTGCCATCGGAAG CATGCTGTGCTCCTTCAGACTGCAACCCTGCTGGGGGTCCTTGTCCTGGGTTTTGGCTACTTTTGGCTCCTGGTGCCCGACACTGAGACCCGGCTTCAGCAGCTGGGCCTCTTCTGCAGTGTCTTCACCATCAGTATGTACCTCTCACCACTAGCTGACTTG GCCAAGGTCATTCGTACTAAATCGACCCAACGTCTCTCCTTTTCACTCACCATTGCCACCCTCCTCACCTCTGCCTCCTGGACGTTCTATGGGTTTCGACTAAAAGATCCCTACATTGTG GTGCCCAACCTTCCAGGAATCCTCACCAGCTTCATTCGCTTCTGGCTTTTCTGGAAATACCCCCAGGAGCAAGACAGGAACTATCAACTTCTACAAACCTGA
- the EFNA1 gene encoding ephrin-A1 isoform X2, which produces MGHEQRDGVISPGTRGWPTPRCPPRFRNEDYTVHVQLNDYLDIICPHYEDESVADAAMERYTLYLVEREQYQLCQPQSKDQVRWQCNQPSARHGPEKLSEKFQRFTPFTLGKEFKEGHSYYYISKPIHYQEDQCLRLKVNVNGKITHSPQAHANAQEKRLPADDPEVQVLHSIGHSAAPRLFPLAWAVLLLPFLLLQTL; this is translated from the exons ATGGGACACGAGCAGAGGGATGGGGTAATCTCGCCTGGGACACGTGGGTGGCCGACACCCAGGTGCCCTCCCAG GTTTCGGAATGAGGACTACACAGTACACGTGCAGTTAAATGACTACCTGGACATCATCTGTCCTCATTATGAGGATGAGTCTGTGGCAGACGCTGCCATGGAGCGGTACACACTGTACCTGGTGGAGCGCGAGCAGTACCAACTGTGCCAACCCCAATCCAAGGACCAGGTCCGCTGGCAGTGCAACCAGCCCAGTGCCAGGCATGGCCCAGAGAAGCTGTCTGAGAAGTTCCAGCGCTTCACACCCTTTACCCTGGGCAAGGAGTTCAAAGAGGGACACAGCTACTACTACATCT CCAAACCCATCCACTACCAGGAAGACCAGTGCTTGAGGTTGAAGGTGAACGTCAATGGCAAAATCA CTCACAGTCCTCAGGCCCATGCCAATGCACAGGAGAAGAGGCTTCCAGCAG ACGACCCAGAGGTGCAGGTTCTACATAGCATTGGTCACAGTGCCGCCCCCCGCCTCTTCCCACTCGCCTGGGCTGTGCTGCTCCTGCCATTCCTGCTGCTGCAAACCCTATGA
- the EFNA1 gene encoding ephrin-A1 isoform X3: MPRFRNEDYTVHVQLNDYLDIICPHYEDESVADAAMERYTLYLVEREQYQLCQPQSKDQVRWQCNQPSARHGPEKLSEKFQRFTPFTLGKEFKEGHSYYYISKPIHYQEDQCLRLKVNVNGKITHSPQAHANAQEKRLPADDPEVQVLHSIGHSAAPRLFPLAWAVLLLPFLLLQTL, translated from the exons ATGCCCAGGTTTCGGAATGAGGACTACACAGTACACGTGCAGTTAAATGACTACCTGGACATCATCTGTCCTCATTATGAGGATGAGTCTGTGGCAGACGCTGCCATGGAGCGGTACACACTGTACCTGGTGGAGCGCGAGCAGTACCAACTGTGCCAACCCCAATCCAAGGACCAGGTCCGCTGGCAGTGCAACCAGCCCAGTGCCAGGCATGGCCCAGAGAAGCTGTCTGAGAAGTTCCAGCGCTTCACACCCTTTACCCTGGGCAAGGAGTTCAAAGAGGGACACAGCTACTACTACATCT CCAAACCCATCCACTACCAGGAAGACCAGTGCTTGAGGTTGAAGGTGAACGTCAATGGCAAAATCA CTCACAGTCCTCAGGCCCATGCCAATGCACAGGAGAAGAGGCTTCCAGCAG ACGACCCAGAGGTGCAGGTTCTACATAGCATTGGTCACAGTGCCGCCCCCCGCCTCTTCCCACTCGCCTGGGCTGTGCTGCTCCTGCCATTCCTGCTGCTGCAAACCCTATGA
- the EFNA1 gene encoding ephrin-A1 isoform X1, whose translation MEFLWAPLLGLCCSLAAADRHTVFWNSSNPKFRNEDYTVHVQLNDYLDIICPHYEDESVADAAMERYTLYLVEREQYQLCQPQSKDQVRWQCNQPSARHGPEKLSEKFQRFTPFTLGKEFKEGHSYYYISKPIHYQEDQCLRLKVNVNGKITHSPQAHANAQEKRLPADDPEVQVLHSIGHSAAPRLFPLAWAVLLLPFLLLQTL comes from the exons ATGGAGTTCCTCTGGGCCCCTCTCTTGGGTCTGTGCTGCAGTCTGGCCGCTGCTGACCGCCACACCGTCTTCTGGAACAGTTCAAACCCCAA GTTTCGGAATGAGGACTACACAGTACACGTGCAGTTAAATGACTACCTGGACATCATCTGTCCTCATTATGAGGATGAGTCTGTGGCAGACGCTGCCATGGAGCGGTACACACTGTACCTGGTGGAGCGCGAGCAGTACCAACTGTGCCAACCCCAATCCAAGGACCAGGTCCGCTGGCAGTGCAACCAGCCCAGTGCCAGGCATGGCCCAGAGAAGCTGTCTGAGAAGTTCCAGCGCTTCACACCCTTTACCCTGGGCAAGGAGTTCAAAGAGGGACACAGCTACTACTACATCT CCAAACCCATCCACTACCAGGAAGACCAGTGCTTGAGGTTGAAGGTGAACGTCAATGGCAAAATCA CTCACAGTCCTCAGGCCCATGCCAATGCACAGGAGAAGAGGCTTCCAGCAG ACGACCCAGAGGTGCAGGTTCTACATAGCATTGGTCACAGTGCCGCCCCCCGCCTCTTCCCACTCGCCTGGGCTGTGCTGCTCCTGCCATTCCTGCTGCTGCAAACCCTATGA